One region of Arcobacter sp. CECT 8983 genomic DNA includes:
- a CDS encoding DUF4197 domain-containing protein gives MKKKIILLSLIVCSTLSFGFDLNSFTKDIVKDITTTDTKKEQTVKSSLSENTVSKGLKEALKVGVNYATKTLGAQNGYLNNKDVKIPLPENLQKAESIIRKVGGDKIANDLIKSMNSAATKAAPQTAEIFIEAIEKMNLEDAKKILSADEHSATNYFKENTYDKLKELIKPIVNKTMQENSVSKYYDTFNTYYKQYGKEYVENSSVMNLAKNFGVDEYIPSSSEESLDDYVTNKAIDGLFKMISEKEASIRENPVEQTTSILKKVFGN, from the coding sequence ATGAAGAAAAAAATAATTCTTTTATCTTTAATAGTGTGTAGTACATTATCTTTTGGCTTTGATTTAAATAGCTTTACAAAAGATATAGTAAAAGATATAACAACTACAGATACAAAAAAAGAACAAACAGTAAAAAGCTCTTTATCAGAAAATACTGTTTCAAAAGGTTTGAAAGAGGCTTTAAAAGTGGGAGTTAATTATGCTACTAAAACGTTAGGGGCACAAAATGGCTATTTAAACAATAAAGATGTAAAAATTCCATTGCCCGAAAATCTTCAAAAAGCAGAAAGTATTATAAGAAAAGTTGGTGGAGATAAAATTGCTAATGATTTAATAAAGTCTATGAACAGTGCAGCAACAAAAGCAGCACCTCAAACTGCTGAGATTTTTATTGAAGCAATTGAAAAAATGAATTTAGAGGATGCTAAAAAAATCTTGAGTGCAGATGAACACTCTGCGACAAACTATTTCAAAGAAAATACCTATGACAAATTAAAAGAATTAATTAAACCAATAGTAAATAAAACAATGCAAGAAAATAGTGTTTCAAAATACTATGATACTTTTAATACTTACTACAAACAGTATGGTAAAGAGTATGTAGAAAATAGTTCAGTAATGAACTTAGCTAAAAACTTTGGAGTAGATGAGTATATTCCAAGTTCTAGTGAAGAAAGTTTAGATGATTATGTAACAAATAAAGCTATTGATGGTTTATTTAAAATGATTTCTGAAAAAGAGGCTTCTATTAGAGAAAACCCCGTTGAACAAACAACTTCAATACTAAAAAAAGTATTTGGAAACTAA
- a CDS encoding HPP family protein, with protein sequence MKKFFKRFKKINTEKIEIENLIWSWIGSFIGIIAIAFIHFNFLNDTDLSLVIGSFGASAVLIYGAIHSPLAQPRNLVGGHILSAIIGVTSFKLLGDYLWLCSALAVASSILVMQLTLTLHPPGGATALIAVIGTEQIHNLGFLYVLIPVTTGAFIMLFIAFIINNIPKKRYYPNSRGSKDS encoded by the coding sequence ATGAAGAAGTTTTTTAAAAGATTTAAAAAAATAAACACAGAAAAAATTGAAATTGAAAATCTTATTTGGTCTTGGATAGGTTCATTTATAGGAATAATTGCTATTGCATTTATTCACTTTAACTTTTTAAATGATACTGATTTATCTTTAGTAATTGGCTCATTTGGAGCAAGTGCTGTTTTAATCTATGGTGCAATTCACTCTCCTTTAGCACAACCTAGAAATCTTGTAGGTGGTCATATTTTAAGTGCTATTATTGGAGTAACAAGTTTTAAACTTTTGGGTGATTATTTATGGTTGTGTTCAGCCCTTGCTGTAGCTAGTTCTATTTTAGTTATGCAGTTAACATTAACACTACATCCTCCAGGAGGAGCAACTGCACTAATTGCAGTTATAGGAACTGAACAAATTCATAACTTAGGATTTTTATATGTTTTAATACCTGTTACAACAGGTGCTTTTATAATGCTTTTTATAGCATTTATTATAAATAATATTCCTAAAAAAAGGTATTATCCAAACTCAAGAGGATCAAAAGATTCCTAG
- a CDS encoding TIGR00730 family Rossman fold protein produces the protein MEKNNVIYSPRINDDFTNGRELLKDLKNNVTIFGSARTKQTNVYAMKAQKLAYILAKEGVNIITGGGDGIMQAANRGAFKSSNGESVGLSIDLPFEQSVNPYTNKHLTFNYFFSRKYMLVKYSKACIIFPGGFGTLDELFEVVTLTQTGKMRDGFRVYLVGSEFWDGLMKFIETTLIDEKMIDPGDLDIIKVIDDINEIKDEILNIPI, from the coding sequence ATGGAAAAAAACAATGTAATATATAGTCCAAGAATTAATGATGACTTCACAAATGGTAGAGAACTTTTAAAAGATTTAAAAAATAACGTTACTATTTTTGGAAGTGCAAGAACAAAACAAACAAATGTCTATGCGATGAAAGCACAAAAACTAGCATATATTTTAGCAAAAGAAGGTGTTAATATTATCACAGGTGGTGGTGATGGAATTATGCAAGCTGCAAATAGAGGTGCCTTTAAATCTTCAAATGGAGAATCTGTTGGATTAAGTATTGACCTTCCCTTTGAACAATCAGTTAATCCATATACAAATAAACATTTAACTTTTAATTATTTCTTTTCTAGAAAATATATGTTAGTTAAGTACTCAAAAGCTTGTATTATTTTTCCTGGTGGTTTTGGAACATTAGATGAGCTTTTTGAAGTAGTAACTCTAACACAAACTGGGAAAATGAGAGATGGATTTAGAGTTTATCTTGTAGGAAGTGAATTTTGGGATGGACTAATGAAATTTATTGAAACTACTTTAATTGATGAAAAAATGATTGATCCAGGTGATTTAGATATTATAAAAGTGATTGATGATATTAATGAAATAAAAGATGAAATTTTAAATATTCCAATTTGA
- a CDS encoding cache domain-containing protein has translation MFNEKNIPKLIIFTPIITAILIAFFTIYFFIDNQNNYFEEESLIVEKEYLQKQKNILKKEIDYAINYINHRVNNNKLLSEEELKKDILEYLETIRYGKHGYLWIHDTNYYLRGHPFRPNSIDTYDIDLKDAKGGFITKKFIDETIKKPNGVFIEYYWQKPEEKDFSKKLGFFKLYKKYNWVIGAGLYIDDIQDSINANKKLLEKKINKHIRLVVTVSFLAILIIGVLSFIMSKKITQVFNAYQENVKRKELLLEDLNRNLELKVQKAVKEVKKKDRAMLHQSRLARMGAMLSMIAHQWRQPLSEVSGVLMELETANKFNKVTSEMIEETVKESNKQIAFMSNTIEDFRNFFKPDKLKVDFYIENACNKALTLVDASLKNFNIKVEKKIKYNPLIHGYEREFAQVILNLLSNAKDALIQRQVSNPTIKLIVTKKDNNAIIKVKDNAGGVEEDYLDLIFEPYFTTKGASKGTGLGLYMAKMIVEKNMNGEITVDNKKKGANFLIVLPIEEV, from the coding sequence TTGTTTAATGAAAAAAATATACCCAAACTTATTATCTTTACGCCTATTATTACAGCTATATTAATTGCTTTTTTTACAATATATTTCTTTATAGATAATCAAAACAACTATTTTGAAGAAGAGAGTTTAATTGTTGAAAAAGAGTATTTACAAAAACAAAAAAATATTCTAAAAAAAGAGATTGATTATGCAATAAACTATATAAATCATAGAGTTAACAACAACAAATTATTAAGTGAAGAAGAGTTAAAAAAAGATATTTTGGAATATCTTGAAACTATTAGATATGGAAAACATGGATATCTTTGGATACATGATACAAATTATTATTTAAGAGGGCATCCTTTTAGACCAAATAGTATTGACACTTATGACATTGACTTAAAAGATGCAAAGGGCGGTTTTATTACTAAAAAGTTTATAGACGAAACAATTAAAAAGCCAAATGGAGTTTTTATTGAGTATTATTGGCAAAAGCCAGAGGAAAAAGACTTTTCTAAGAAACTTGGTTTTTTTAAACTATATAAAAAATATAATTGGGTGATAGGAGCAGGGCTTTATATTGATGATATTCAAGACTCAATAAATGCAAATAAAAAACTTTTAGAAAAGAAGATTAACAAACACATTAGATTAGTTGTAACTGTTTCCTTTCTAGCGATTTTGATAATTGGTGTTTTATCTTTTATTATGTCAAAAAAGATTACTCAAGTATTTAATGCTTATCAAGAAAATGTAAAAAGAAAAGAGCTTTTACTAGAAGATTTAAATAGAAATTTGGAGTTAAAAGTTCAAAAGGCTGTTAAAGAAGTTAAGAAAAAAGATAGGGCAATGCTTCATCAATCAAGGCTAGCAAGAATGGGAGCAATGCTTTCAATGATTGCCCATCAATGGAGACAACCTTTAAGTGAAGTATCTGGAGTACTCATGGAGCTTGAAACTGCAAATAAGTTTAATAAAGTAACTTCAGAAATGATTGAAGAGACAGTTAAAGAGTCAAATAAACAAATTGCCTTTATGTCAAATACAATTGAAGACTTTAGAAACTTCTTCAAACCAGATAAATTAAAAGTTGATTTTTATATAGAAAATGCTTGTAATAAAGCTTTAACCTTAGTTGATGCTTCACTTAAAAATTTTAATATAAAAGTAGAAAAGAAAATAAAATATAACCCTTTAATTCATGGCTATGAAAGAGAATTTGCACAAGTGATTTTAAATCTCTTATCAAATGCAAAGGATGCTTTAATTCAAAGACAAGTTTCTAATCCTACTATTAAACTTATAGTTACAAAAAAAGATAATAATGCCATTATTAAAGTAAAAGATAATGCAGGGGGAGTGGAAGAGGATTATTTAGATTTAATATTTGAGCCGTATTTTACTACAAAAGGTGCATCAAAAGGAACTGGTCTTGGGCTTTATATGGCAAAAATGATTGTTGAAAAAAACATGAATGGAGAAATTACTGTAGATAACAAGAAAAAAGGTGCAAACTTTTTAATTGTACTTCCTATAGAAGAGGTTTGA
- a CDS encoding response regulator transcription factor has protein sequence MDESIIKQLQEYTVLCVEDEDGIRKRLVNTLKYYFGGVYEAKDGEDGYYLYNEYKPDLIITDIEMPCKGGISLVEDIRKKDSDTLVIMVTAYSTEEYLLELINLNVNQYILKPVNSDSLLTGIVKAFGKRLKEKIFFHKDLYFDVQERELYYKDEVVSLRKRDKEFLLLLHRNRNVVVTYELIEEYLWRDKSMSITALKTFIKEFRKRIPIEIITNKPQEGYKLIDF, from the coding sequence ATGGATGAGAGTATAATAAAACAACTTCAAGAATATACTGTTCTTTGTGTGGAAGATGAAGATGGTATTAGAAAAAGATTAGTAAATACTTTAAAGTACTATTTTGGCGGTGTTTATGAAGCAAAAGATGGTGAAGATGGTTATTACTTATATAATGAATATAAACCTGATTTAATCATTACAGATATAGAAATGCCTTGTAAAGGAGGGATTTCACTTGTTGAAGATATTAGAAAAAAAGACAGTGACACCTTAGTAATAATGGTAACTGCTTATTCAACTGAAGAGTATCTTTTAGAGCTTATAAATCTAAATGTAAACCAATATATTCTAAAACCTGTAAACTCTGATTCTTTATTGACTGGAATTGTAAAAGCTTTTGGAAAAAGATTAAAAGAAAAAATCTTTTTTCACAAAGATTTATATTTTGATGTGCAAGAAAGGGAATTATATTATAAAGATGAGGTAGTTTCATTACGTAAAAGAGATAAAGAGTTCTTACTTTTACTTCATAGAAATAGAAATGTAGTTGTAACTTATGAGTTAATTGAAGAGTATTTATGGCGAGATAAGTCTATGAGCATAACAGCTTTAAAAACCTTTATAAAAGAGTTTAGAAAGCGTATTCCCATTGAAATTATTACAAATAAACCACAAGAAGGGTATAAATTAATCGATTTTTAG
- a CDS encoding TRAP transporter substrate-binding protein, protein MFKKSLLLVALASVALAGNIKMDLNAKYGANNFHTKGAEKYAQLVKDYSNGSVDITVHAGSALIKGNPLKAVKDGTVAMTDMFIPFTSGGGKVFGISALPFIANSYEDAFKLYQLAKPAYDKTAKKWNQKILYSVTWPASGFYSKKEVTKLSDFEGIKTRTYDKNSAAFINKAGGNAVALPWGEVYSSLRTGLVDSVVTSSASGKDGKFWEVLSNYTKINYAYPLQAVSINLDYWNSLDKTQQKAMLKAAKEIEKAQWEAAKEEDRVALEMLTKNGMKVSEATSELKAQLDKIANELLEDYLDGANSQIKAIFEEYRK, encoded by the coding sequence ATGTTCAAAAAAAGTTTACTTTTAGTTGCTCTTGCAAGTGTTGCATTAGCAGGTAATATTAAAATGGATTTAAATGCAAAATATGGTGCAAATAATTTCCATACAAAAGGTGCTGAAAAGTATGCACAATTAGTTAAAGATTACTCAAATGGTTCTGTAGATATTACAGTACATGCAGGATCTGCACTTATTAAAGGAAATCCTCTTAAAGCTGTAAAAGATGGAACAGTTGCAATGACTGATATGTTTATTCCTTTTACATCTGGTGGAGGAAAAGTGTTTGGGATTTCTGCTTTACCATTTATTGCTAACTCATATGAAGATGCTTTCAAGTTATATCAACTTGCAAAACCAGCTTATGATAAAACTGCAAAAAAATGGAATCAAAAAATTCTTTATTCTGTAACTTGGCCAGCTTCTGGTTTTTATTCAAAAAAAGAAGTTACAAAACTATCTGATTTTGAAGGTATAAAAACTAGAACTTATGACAAAAACTCTGCTGCATTTATTAATAAAGCAGGTGGAAATGCAGTTGCCTTACCTTGGGGAGAAGTTTATTCTTCACTTAGAACGGGTCTTGTTGACTCTGTAGTTACTTCTTCAGCATCTGGAAAAGATGGTAAGTTTTGGGAAGTATTATCAAACTATACAAAAATCAATTATGCATACCCTTTACAAGCAGTATCAATTAACTTAGATTATTGGAATTCTTTAGATAAAACACAACAAAAAGCCATGTTAAAAGCAGCAAAAGAGATTGAAAAAGCTCAATGGGAAGCTGCAAAAGAAGAAGATAGAGTTGCTTTAGAAATGCTTACTAAAAATGGAATGAAAGTAAGTGAAGCAACATCTGAATTAAAAGCTCAATTAGACAAAATTGCAAATGAGTTATTAGAAGACTATTTAGATGGTGCAAATTCTCAAATCAAAGCAATTTTTGAAGAATATAGAAAGTAG
- a CDS encoding TRAP transporter small permease subunit: MSFISNFIDKLTKFGAYLSAFILVALVSLILIEIFIRAFFDMSTMIADEYSGYFYLASIFFGLAYTFSSDSHIRINIITSRLSKKTNNKIDILAAVITLAVLAFALYRTILFTYDSYELQMLSENVSETPLYLTQLAMPIGITMFMLAVVLFIFKGFTND, from the coding sequence ATGAGTTTTATTTCTAACTTTATAGATAAGCTTACCAAATTTGGGGCTTATCTGTCAGCTTTTATCTTAGTAGCATTGGTTTCATTGATTTTAATTGAAATCTTTATTAGAGCATTTTTTGATATGTCAACAATGATAGCAGATGAATATAGTGGATATTTTTATTTGGCATCTATATTTTTTGGATTAGCATATACTTTCTCAAGTGATTCTCATATAAGAATTAACATAATTACTTCAAGGTTATCAAAAAAGACTAATAACAAGATTGATATTCTTGCAGCAGTTATTACCTTAGCTGTATTAGCTTTTGCTCTTTATAGAACAATTTTATTTACATATGATTCATATGAATTACAGATGTTATCAGAAAATGTTTCTGAAACACCACTATATTTAACACAACTTGCAATGCCTATTGGAATTACAATGTTCATGTTAGCTGTAGTATTATTTATTTTCAAAGGATTTACAAATGATTAG
- a CDS encoding TRAP transporter large permease encodes MISDPLFLSVILIVIMFVFLLSSLWIGVSLMLTGIIGMLLFDHNLPPVISVYDKIGDLLASSLYDALNSWSLAALPMFILMGEILYKSSISTRLLNGLKPWLAFIPGGLLHVNVAACSLFAAVSGSSAATTATVGKITLEELKNRGYSKTLAMGSLAGSGTLGYLIPPSLIMIIYGVLSDVSIGKLFVAGLIPGLLLASLYSFYIMYKAKVDPSILPKEKEVFTFKDRINSFKDLAPIFSLIGLVLGSIYGGFSTPTEAAALGVLGSLILAFYFKSISIDILKNALLNSVKTSVMIGFIIAGAVFLSQVIGFLGIARAMSEFIAGLGLSPMMLILLIGIMYIILGMILEAISIVVMTLPIVLPIIILAGFDPLWFGIFLVFMVEMAQITPPVGFSLFVIQGISNEKIQTILKATFPFFILMIVTVVLITVFPEIVFFLPDQMIK; translated from the coding sequence ATGATTAGTGATCCTTTATTCTTATCAGTAATTTTAATTGTGATAATGTTTGTATTTTTATTATCATCATTATGGATTGGTGTTTCGTTAATGTTAACAGGTATTATTGGTATGTTATTATTTGACCATAATTTACCTCCTGTGATTTCTGTTTATGACAAAATTGGAGACTTATTAGCTTCTTCACTTTATGATGCCTTAAACTCTTGGTCTCTTGCAGCTTTACCTATGTTTATTTTAATGGGTGAAATTTTATATAAATCTTCTATTTCAACAAGATTGTTAAATGGTTTAAAACCTTGGCTTGCATTTATACCAGGAGGTTTACTTCATGTAAATGTTGCAGCATGTTCTTTATTCGCTGCTGTTTCTGGTTCATCTGCTGCTACAACTGCAACAGTTGGGAAGATTACATTAGAAGAGTTAAAAAATAGAGGATACTCTAAAACATTAGCAATGGGATCACTAGCTGGTTCTGGTACATTAGGATATTTAATTCCTCCTTCTTTAATTATGATTATTTATGGAGTGTTATCAGATGTATCTATTGGTAAATTATTTGTTGCTGGGCTAATTCCTGGGCTTTTACTGGCATCTTTATACTCTTTTTATATCATGTATAAAGCCAAAGTTGACCCAAGTATTTTACCAAAAGAAAAAGAAGTATTTACATTTAAAGATAGAATAAACTCATTTAAAGATTTAGCACCAATTTTTTCACTTATTGGACTTGTTTTAGGTTCTATTTATGGTGGATTTTCTACTCCTACTGAAGCTGCTGCTCTTGGAGTATTAGGAAGCTTGATTCTTGCATTTTATTTTAAATCTATCTCAATAGATATTCTAAAAAATGCACTTTTAAACTCTGTTAAAACATCTGTTATGATTGGGTTTATTATTGCTGGTGCAGTTTTTCTTTCTCAAGTAATTGGATTTTTGGGAATTGCAAGAGCAATGAGTGAATTTATTGCAGGTCTTGGACTTTCTCCAATGATGTTAATTTTGTTAATTGGTATTATGTATATTATTTTAGGAATGATTTTAGAAGCTATTTCTATTGTAGTTATGACATTGCCAATTGTTTTACCAATCATTATTTTAGCTGGATTTGATCCACTATGGTTTGGTATTTTCTTAGTATTCATGGTTGAAATGGCACAAATTACGCCGCCAGTTGGTTTCTCACTATTTGTGATTCAAGGAATTAGTAATGAAAAAATACAGACAATTTTAAAAGCAACTTTTCCCTTCTTTATTCTTATGATTGTTACTGTTGTATTAATTACTGTGTTTCCTGAAATAGTATTCTTCTTACCAGACCAAATGATTAAATAA
- a CDS encoding 5-oxoprolinase subunit PxpA, whose protein sequence is MEGNEMIRLNCDMGESFGIWKMGADEQIMPYISMANLACGFHASDPLTMNRSVELAKRYNVTIGAHPGYQDLVGFGRRSIQCTLEEIKSITLYQLGALSAFCKSHGTTVSYVKPHGALYNDMMRDENIFKAILSAISSYDKNIKLMILSNPNNEAFSYTAKMYGINLIYEVFADRNYNDNGSLVSRMQPNAIIHDELLVIERIQNLKDRGFLESVNGQRLFLKADTVCVHGDGANALNFIQALQKVVN, encoded by the coding sequence ATGGAAGGTAATGAAATGATTAGATTAAATTGTGATATGGGGGAAAGCTTCGGTATTTGGAAAATGGGTGCAGATGAACAAATTATGCCTTATATTAGTATGGCAAATTTAGCGTGTGGTTTCCATGCAAGTGATCCTTTAACAATGAATCGTTCTGTTGAATTAGCAAAAAGATATAATGTAACTATTGGTGCTCATCCTGGATATCAGGATTTAGTTGGCTTTGGTAGAAGAAGCATTCAATGTACTTTAGAAGAGATTAAGTCAATAACTCTTTATCAACTAGGTGCATTAAGTGCCTTTTGCAAATCTCATGGTACAACTGTATCTTATGTAAAACCCCATGGTGCTTTATATAATGATATGATGCGAGATGAAAATATATTCAAAGCAATTTTAAGTGCTATTTCATCTTATGATAAAAATATTAAACTAATGATTTTATCAAATCCAAATAATGAAGCATTTTCCTATACTGCAAAAATGTATGGAATTAATCTAATCTATGAAGTATTTGCAGACAGAAATTATAATGACAATGGAAGTTTAGTATCAAGAATGCAACCAAACGCTATAATTCATGATGAATTATTAGTTATTGAAAGAATTCAAAATTTAAAAGATAGAGGATTTTTAGAAAGTGTAAATGGTCAAAGGCTATTTTTAAAAGCTGATACTGTTTGTGTTCATGGAGATGGTGCAAATGCACTTAATTTTATTCAAGCTTTACAAAAAGTAGTAAACTAA
- the pxpB gene encoding 5-oxoprolinase subunit PxpB — translation MEIKVASVDCVIIYFDTKISKEISNKVKASYAYLKSLNNEAFIDIIPSYSSILISYDVLKYDFESIKAYLEERLKNIKVDEEENSKLVEIDVYYGEEVGLDLQRVASINNLNVEEVINLHSSKVYDVYTIGFLPGFAYLGVVDEKIATKRLETPRKKIPKGSVSLADTQTAVYPKDSPGGWNIIGKTAFEFFDKNLEQLSQIDINTKIKFNPISKEEFLKQGGTL, via the coding sequence ATGGAAATAAAAGTAGCTTCTGTTGATTGTGTAATTATTTATTTTGATACTAAAATCTCTAAAGAAATATCAAATAAAGTAAAAGCTTCATATGCTTATTTAAAGTCTTTAAATAATGAAGCTTTTATTGATATAATCCCTTCTTATAGCTCAATTTTAATTTCATATGATGTATTAAAATATGATTTTGAATCTATAAAAGCATATCTAGAAGAAAGGCTTAAAAATATAAAAGTAGATGAAGAAGAAAACTCTAAGCTTGTAGAAATAGATGTATATTATGGTGAAGAAGTAGGGCTTGATTTACAAAGGGTTGCTTCTATAAATAACTTAAATGTAGAAGAGGTAATAAATCTTCATTCTTCTAAAGTTTATGATGTTTATACAATTGGTTTTTTGCCTGGTTTTGCATATTTAGGTGTAGTTGATGAAAAAATTGCAACTAAAAGATTAGAAACTCCTAGAAAGAAAATTCCTAAAGGAAGTGTTTCCCTTGCTGATACTCAAACTGCTGTTTATCCAAAAGATAGCCCAGGTGGTTGGAATATTATTGGGAAAACTGCTTTTGAGTTTTTTGATAAAAATTTAGAACAATTATCGCAAATAGATATTAATACAAAAATAAAATTTAATCCAATTTCTAAAGAAGAATTTTTAAAACAAGGTGGAACTTTATGA
- a CDS encoding biotin-dependent carboxyltransferase family protein produces MKGFELVKAGIYTTIQDKGRFSFMHLGVTNSGFMDEYAANACNKLLDNNLETNLLEILFAGVVLKSHQNTTIAITGAKCDFYINGVLKNCWETHKVRVGDEIKIGKFNEGQRVYLGVKNGFDIEKEFGSNATSMKEGFGGLDGNKLKNSDILAFEENSSFVKRRWKEKFVPKYKKELTLRVILSYQCDKFEEEQIEKFFSSVYTITPDFNSMACKLDGEAIECTISNLVSEAIAFGSIQIPKDGKPIILLKERQTIGGYPKIGAVLNIDCYKLAQMKPGSKIRFEKIEIKKAREKVLKFLEAFSS; encoded by the coding sequence ATGAAAGGCTTTGAATTAGTAAAAGCTGGGATTTATACAACTATTCAAGATAAAGGAAGATTCTCTTTCATGCATCTTGGTGTTACAAATTCAGGGTTTATGGATGAGTATGCTGCTAATGCTTGTAATAAACTTTTAGATAACAATCTTGAGACAAATCTTCTTGAAATCCTTTTTGCTGGTGTAGTATTAAAATCACATCAGAATACTACTATTGCAATAACAGGTGCTAAATGTGACTTTTACATTAATGGTGTTTTAAAAAACTGTTGGGAAACTCATAAAGTAAGAGTAGGGGATGAAATTAAAATTGGTAAATTCAATGAAGGTCAAAGAGTTTACTTAGGTGTAAAAAATGGCTTTGATATTGAAAAAGAGTTTGGAAGTAATGCTACTTCTATGAAAGAAGGCTTTGGTGGTCTTGATGGAAATAAACTAAAAAATAGTGATATTTTAGCGTTTGAAGAAAATTCATCTTTTGTAAAAAGAAGATGGAAAGAAAAGTTTGTTCCTAAATATAAAAAAGAGTTAACACTAAGAGTGATACTTTCATATCAATGTGATAAGTTTGAAGAAGAACAAATAGAAAAGTTCTTCTCAAGTGTTTATACAATTACTCCTGATTTTAACTCTATGGCTTGTAAACTTGATGGAGAGGCTATTGAATGTACTATTTCAAATCTAGTTTCTGAAGCAATTGCCTTTGGTAGTATTCAAATACCAAAAGATGGAAAACCAATAATTCTTTTAAAAGAGAGACAAACTATTGGTGGTTATCCAAAGATTGGTGCAGTTTTAAATATTGATTGTTATAAATTAGCTCAAATGAAACCTGGAAGTAAAATAAGATTTGAAAAAATTGAAATTAAAAAAGCAAGAGAAAAAGTTTTAAAATTTTTAGAGGCTTTTTCTTCTTAA